A stretch of the Glycine soja cultivar W05 chromosome 13, ASM419377v2, whole genome shotgun sequence genome encodes the following:
- the LOC114382419 gene encoding WAT1-related protein At2g37460-like isoform X1: METQNWFERVKPLAAVVSMQFGYAAMDVLSKAAMNKGMSNYVFVVYRHAVAFFVMAPLAWFFDKKVRPKMTLSIFMKIAVLSLLEPVIDQNLYFLGMKYTTATFAVATTNMLPAITFIFACILRLEKIKIKSIRSQAKVVGTLATVSGAMVMTLLKGPVLLGSHRSNDHGQHNGTSMQHTITGFIMITIGCFSWACFVILQAITLKTYPAELSLSAWICLMGTIEGAAVALIMERGNPSVWSLKLDMKLLCAVYTGIVCSGMGYYLQGVVIKTRGPVFVTAFSPLCMVIVAVMSYFILAEQVFLGRMIGAVIICLGLYVVVWGKSKDYSPPNPNTQEPTLPAKQIVNEDNAKKENYNCTHEVINVNNFGNGITRNEELV, from the exons ATGGAGACACAAAATTGGTTCGAAAGAGTGAAGCCTTTAGCAGCTGTGGTATCAATGCAGTTTGGATATGCAGCTATGGATGTTCTATCCAAGGCTGCAATGAACAAAGGGATGAGCAACTATGTGTTTGTCGTTTATCGTCATGCTGTTGCATTCTTTGTTATGGCCCCTTTGGCATGGTTTTTTGACAA GAAAGTAAGGCCAAAGATGACATTATCAATTTTCATGAAGATAGCGGTGCTCAGCTTGCTAGA GCCAGTTATTGACCAGAATTTGTATTTTTTGGGGATGAAGTACACAACAGCAACCTTTGCCGTTGCCACGACCAATATGCTTCCTGCCATTACCTTTATCTTCGCATGCATTCTTAG GCTtgagaagataaaaataaaaagtataaggAGCCAAGCAAAGGTGGTAGGAACTCTAGCAACTGTTTCGGGTGCCATGGTTATGACACTGCTGAAAGGTCCCGTACTTTTAGGGTCACACAGAAGCAATGATCACGGCCAGCACAATGGGACAAGTATGCAGCATACAATAACGGGATTCATAATGATCACAATTGGATGCTTTAGTTGGGCTTGTTTCGTGATCCTACAA GCTATTACGCTTAAAACCTACCCTGCTGAACTCTCTCTTTCTGCGTGGATATGCTTAATGGGCACAATTGAAGGTGCCGCAGTGGCTTTGATTATGGAAAGGGGCAACCCTTCAGTTTGGTCTCTAAAATTGGACATGAAACTGCTATGTGCAGTCTACACT GGCATAGTGTGCTCGGGAATGGGCTATTACTTGCAAGGAGTAGTGATCAAAACTAGAGGCCCAGTCTTCGTAACAGCTTTTAGTCCCCTCTGCATGGTAATCGTGGCTGTCATGAGCTACTTTATTCTGGCCGAACAAGTGTTTCTTGGAAg AATGATCGGTGCCGTTATTATTTGTTTGGGCCTATACGTTGTGGTGTGGGGGAAAAGCAAAGATTATAGCCCACCAAACCCAAATACTCAAGAGCCCACATTACCGGCAAAACAAATAGTAAATGAGGACAATGCTAAGAAGGAGAATTACAATTGCACTCACGAAGTCATCAACGTCAACAATTTTGGAAATGGAATCACTAGAAATGAAGAACTAGTGTGA
- the LOC114382419 gene encoding WAT1-related protein At2g37460-like isoform X2 codes for MTLSIFMKIAVLSLLEPVIDQNLYFLGMKYTTATFAVATTNMLPAITFIFACILRLEKIKIKSIRSQAKVVGTLATVSGAMVMTLLKGPVLLGSHRSNDHGQHNGTSMQHTITGFIMITIGCFSWACFVILQAITLKTYPAELSLSAWICLMGTIEGAAVALIMERGNPSVWSLKLDMKLLCAVYTGIVCSGMGYYLQGVVIKTRGPVFVTAFSPLCMVIVAVMSYFILAEQVFLGRMIGAVIICLGLYVVVWGKSKDYSPPNPNTQEPTLPAKQIVNEDNAKKENYNCTHEVINVNNFGNGITRNEELV; via the exons ATGACATTATCAATTTTCATGAAGATAGCGGTGCTCAGCTTGCTAGA GCCAGTTATTGACCAGAATTTGTATTTTTTGGGGATGAAGTACACAACAGCAACCTTTGCCGTTGCCACGACCAATATGCTTCCTGCCATTACCTTTATCTTCGCATGCATTCTTAG GCTtgagaagataaaaataaaaagtataaggAGCCAAGCAAAGGTGGTAGGAACTCTAGCAACTGTTTCGGGTGCCATGGTTATGACACTGCTGAAAGGTCCCGTACTTTTAGGGTCACACAGAAGCAATGATCACGGCCAGCACAATGGGACAAGTATGCAGCATACAATAACGGGATTCATAATGATCACAATTGGATGCTTTAGTTGGGCTTGTTTCGTGATCCTACAA GCTATTACGCTTAAAACCTACCCTGCTGAACTCTCTCTTTCTGCGTGGATATGCTTAATGGGCACAATTGAAGGTGCCGCAGTGGCTTTGATTATGGAAAGGGGCAACCCTTCAGTTTGGTCTCTAAAATTGGACATGAAACTGCTATGTGCAGTCTACACT GGCATAGTGTGCTCGGGAATGGGCTATTACTTGCAAGGAGTAGTGATCAAAACTAGAGGCCCAGTCTTCGTAACAGCTTTTAGTCCCCTCTGCATGGTAATCGTGGCTGTCATGAGCTACTTTATTCTGGCCGAACAAGTGTTTCTTGGAAg AATGATCGGTGCCGTTATTATTTGTTTGGGCCTATACGTTGTGGTGTGGGGGAAAAGCAAAGATTATAGCCCACCAAACCCAAATACTCAAGAGCCCACATTACCGGCAAAACAAATAGTAAATGAGGACAATGCTAAGAAGGAGAATTACAATTGCACTCACGAAGTCATCAACGTCAACAATTTTGGAAATGGAATCACTAGAAATGAAGAACTAGTGTGA